From a single Oreochromis niloticus isolate F11D_XX linkage group LG3, O_niloticus_UMD_NMBU, whole genome shotgun sequence genomic region:
- the LOC100691926 gene encoding histone H2A: protein MSGRGKTGGKARAKAKTRSSRAGLQFPVGRVHRLLRKGNYAERVGAGAPVYLAAVLEYLTAEILELAGNAARDNKKTRIIPRHLQLAVRNDEELNKLLGGVTIAQGGVLPNIQAVLLPKKTEKPVKAK, encoded by the coding sequence ATGAGTGGTCGCGGAAAGACTGGAGGCAAAGCCAGAGCTAAGGCTAAGACCCGCTCATCCCGTGCCGGGCTTCAATTCCCCGTGGGTCGTGTCCACAGGCTGCTGCGCAAAGGAAACTATGCGGAGCGTGTGGGAGCCGGCGCCCCCGTTTACTTGGCAGCTGTGCTCGAGTACCTGACCGCTGAGATCCTGGAGCTGGCTGGCAACGCAGCCCGCGACAACAAGAAGACTCGCATCATCCCACGTCACCTGCAGCTGGCTGTGCGCAACGACGAGGAGCTCAACAAGCTTCTGGGGGGAGTCACCATCGCTCAGGGTGGTGTGCTGCCTAACATCCAGGCTGTGCTGCTTCCCAAGAAGACCGAGAAGCCCGTCAAGGCCAAGTAA
- the LOC100706301 gene encoding histone H3 — MARTKQTARKSTGGKAPRKQLATKAARKSAPATGGVKKPHRYRPGTVALREIRRYQKSTELLIRKLPFQRLVREIAQDFKTDLRFQSSAVMALQEASEAYLVGLFEDTNLCAIHAMSGRGKGGKGLGKGGAKRHRKVLRDNIQGITKPAIRRLARRGGVKRISGLIYEETRGVLKVFLENVIRDAVTYTEHAKRKTVTAMDVVYALKRQGRTLYGFGG, encoded by the exons atggcAAGAACCAAGCAGACCGCTCGCAAGTCTACTGGAGGCAAAGCCCCCAGGAAGCAGCTGGCCACTAAGGCCGCTCGTAAGAGCGCCCCGGCCACCGGAGGTGTCAAGAAGCCTCACCGTTATAGGCCCGGTACCGTGGCTCTGCGCGAGATCCGCCGTTACCAGAAATCCACCGAGCTGTTGATCCGCAAGCTGCCCTTCCAGCGCCTGGTCCGCGAGATCGCTCAGGACTTCAAGACCGACCTGCGCTTCCAGAGCTCTGCCGTCATGGCTCTGCAGGAGGCCAGCGAGGCTTACCTGGTCGGACTCTTCGAGGACACCAACCTGTGCGCCATCCACGC AATGAGTGGAAGAGGAAAGGGGGGCAAAGGACTCGGAAAAGGAGGCGCCAAGCGTCACCGTAAGGTGCTCCGTGATAATATCCAGGGCATCACTAAGCCAGCTATCCGCCGTCTGGCTCGTCGCGGTGGTGTCAAGCGTATTTCTGGTCTGATCTACGAGGAGACCCGTGGTGTGTTGAAGGTGTTTCTGGAGAACGTCATCCGCGACGCCGTCACCTACACTGAGCACGCCAAGAGGAAGACCGTGACCGCCATGGATGTGGTGTACGCTCTGAAGAGGCAGGGCCGCACTCTGTACGGCTTCGGCGGTTAA
- the LOC102078472 gene encoding histone H1: MSEEAPAPAPAPAKAAKKKTTASKPKKVGPSVGELIVKAVAASKERSGVSAAALKKALAAGGYDVDKNKARVKTAIKSLVAKGTLVQTKGTGASGSFKMNKKATDSKAKKPAKKAAPKAKKPAAAKAKKPAAAAKKSPKKAAAAKKPAAAKKSPKKAKKPAAAAKKAPKSPKKAAKSPKKVLKKAPAAKKSPAKKAAKPKVKKAATAAKKK; the protein is encoded by the coding sequence ATGTCCGAGGAAGCTCCCGCACCTGCTCCCGCCCCGGCCAAGGCGGCCAAGAAGAAGACGACGGCTTCCAAGCCCAAGAAGGTCGGCCCCAGCGTGGGCGAGCTGATTGTGAAAGCCGTGGCCGCTTCCAAGGAGCGCAGCGGCGTGTCCGCAGCCGCTCTCAAGAAGGCTCTGGCTGCCGGAGGCTACGATGTGGACAAGAACAAGGCCCGCGTCAAGACCGCCATCAAGAGCCTGGTGGCGAAGGGCACTCTGGTGCAGACCAAGGGCACCGGCGCCTCCGGATCCTTCAAGATGAACAAGAAGGCTACTGACAGCAAAGCCAAGAAGCCCGCAAAGAAAGCCGCTCCTAAAGCCAAGAAGCCCGCCGCTGCCAAAGCCAAGAAACCGGCAGCAGCTGCTAAGAAGTCGCCCAAGAAGGCAGCAGCTGCCAAGAAGCCCGCAGCGGCTAAGAAGTCGCCCAAGAAGGCCAAGAAGCCCGCGGCGGCGGCCAAGAAAGCGCCCAAAAGCCCCAAGAAGGCGGCCAAGAGCCCCAAGAAGGTGCTGAAGAAGGCTCCCGCAGCAAAGAAGTCCCCCGCCAAGAAGGCCGCCAAGCCCAAAGTCAAGAAGGCagccacagcagccaagaagaagTGA
- the LOC100692195 gene encoding histone H2B 1/2, translating into MPEPAKSAPKKGSKKAVTKTAGKGGKKKRKTRKESYAIYVYKVLKQVHPDTGISSKAMSIMNSFVNDIFERIAAEASRLAHYNKRSTITSREIQTAVRLLLPGELAKHAVSEGTKAVTKYTSSK; encoded by the coding sequence ATGCCTGAACCCGCGAAGTCCGCGCCCAAGAAGGGCTCCAAGAAAGCCGTGACCAAGACCGCCGGCAAGGGCggcaagaagaagagaaagaccAGGAAGGAGAGCTACGCCATCTACGTGTACAAGGTGCTGAAGCAGGTCCACCCCGACACCGGCATCTCCTCCAAAGCCATGAGCATCATGAACTCGTTTGTCAACGACATCTTCGAGCGCATCGCTGCCGAGGCATCTCGCCTGGCCCACTACAACAAACGCTCCACCATCACCTCCAGGGAGATCCAGACCGCAGTGCGCCTGCTCCTCCCCGGTGAGCTGGCAAAGCACGCCGTGTCTGAGGGTACCAAGGCCGTCACCAAGTACACGAGCTCCAAGTAA